The following proteins come from a genomic window of Candidatus Paceibacterota bacterium:
- a CDS encoding class I SAM-dependent methyltransferase, whose amino-acid sequence MEKYLSTENLERHSLGVKVIRIFTVPLLNNLPASLVQKMMKKSSKDASAVVERGGSTHALEAMYSRHSRSIFSRGFWQGLADSFWHHVISQPKAIRNRLKIVELAIEKELVKIISEKSVDTDPVRILNVGGGSSRAIMHVLNRIFQDHPNVQIKVTNIDKDARAIELGKKIAEQQKLGHCFEWINDDARNISKLVSPESFDLVEMVGLLDYFQNDRGTQVIGQIYNALKVGGMFIVANVFPNSEMPFVYKTGWPKMYYKTPEDIRTILKQSGFNAEPDIFTEPLKVHIIGVVRK is encoded by the coding sequence ATGGAAAAATACTTATCGACCGAAAATCTGGAAAGACATAGTCTTGGCGTAAAAGTCATTAGGATTTTTACTGTTCCTTTATTGAACAATCTACCCGCCTCCTTAGTCCAGAAAATGATGAAAAAATCTAGCAAGGATGCCTCGGCCGTGGTAGAGAGGGGAGGATCGACTCATGCCCTCGAAGCCATGTATAGCCGCCACAGCCGGAGTATTTTTTCAAGAGGATTTTGGCAAGGACTGGCCGATAGTTTCTGGCATCATGTGATTTCTCAGCCAAAAGCGATTCGAAATCGGTTAAAAATTGTAGAGCTGGCGATTGAAAAGGAGCTTGTGAAAATAATCTCCGAGAAAAGTGTAGACACTGACCCCGTTAGGATTCTAAATGTTGGGGGCGGTTCGTCTCGAGCGATTATGCACGTTCTGAATCGAATCTTCCAAGACCACCCGAATGTTCAAATTAAGGTAACCAATATTGATAAAGATGCTCGAGCTATCGAGCTGGGTAAAAAGATTGCAGAGCAACAAAAGCTCGGCCACTGTTTTGAGTGGATTAATGACGATGCTCGTAATATCTCAAAACTGGTGAGCCCAGAATCATTCGACCTAGTTGAAATGGTTGGTTTGCTAGATTACTTTCAAAACGATCGAGGCACCCAAGTCATCGGACAAATCTATAATGCCCTCAAAGTTGGCGGTATGTTTATTGTCGCCAATGTTTTTCCGAATTCGGAAATGCCTTTTGTCTACAAGACTGGCTGGCCCAAAATGTACTACAAGACGCCTGAAGATATTCGCACGATTTTAAAGCAAAGCGGGTTTAACGCCGAACCCGACATTTTTACAGAGCCCCTGAAAGTTCATATAATAGGTGTTGTAAGAAAATAA
- a CDS encoding ATP-binding protein codes for MEIFAISGLINGIVATAFGVLVILKNWKDRSNQLYFLMTAALALWSFSYWQWLLSSDYTTALFWVRTLSVGSLFIPIFFFHWVIQLTKNRTYNCVVLKIVYAIAVIIIFFVNSPLFIANLEGKSIFTFWPNAGMVYDIYFSYIYVGLILYTIYILIRSYRLAADNDRKGQILYILIGAILGFGGGLTNFPLWFGIPLPPYGNFLVAAFPFLLGYSVLKFKLFDAKTIATELLVFFIEIILLVQAVLSKSATEAVLKGGLFIVVGIFGYLLIKSVYREVEQRQQIEQLAAKLEASNEALEGVNKNLAVANEKLKELDQLKSEFVSLATHQIRGPLTAIKGYASLIMEGDYGRISAKVKEALDYIYKSTESLVLVVSDFLDVSRIEQGRMKYDFKIFDFRDLVKEIVNELKPNIDKAGLNFTFESKEEEKFPINGDQVKLKQVIANIIDNSVKYTPKGSVKVSVTKHGKKIKFAVKDTGVGISPDTLPRLFAKFSRAQDASLTNTSGTGLGLYLAKAIIEAHQGKIWAESEGKGKGSQFYVELDETKKI; via the coding sequence ATGGAGATATTTGCGATATCGGGTTTAATCAACGGGATTGTCGCCACCGCGTTCGGTGTTCTTGTTATTTTAAAAAACTGGAAGGATCGTTCGAACCAGTTATACTTTTTGATGACTGCAGCTCTAGCTCTCTGGTCTTTCAGCTATTGGCAGTGGCTTTTATCTAGTGACTACACAACCGCCCTCTTTTGGGTGCGCACCCTCTCTGTTGGATCATTGTTTATCCCAATTTTTTTCTTTCATTGGGTCATTCAGCTAACTAAAAATAGGACATATAACTGTGTTGTTCTAAAAATTGTCTACGCAATCGCCGTAATCATTATCTTTTTTGTAAATTCACCACTTTTTATTGCAAACCTAGAAGGTAAATCGATTTTTACCTTCTGGCCAAATGCCGGAATGGTGTATGACATTTATTTTTCTTATATTTATGTCGGCTTAATTCTTTATACAATTTATATTTTGATCCGCTCGTATCGACTTGCCGCTGACAACGATCGCAAGGGACAGATTCTTTACATACTCATCGGAGCGATTCTTGGTTTTGGTGGCGGTCTGACAAATTTCCCACTTTGGTTCGGGATTCCTCTTCCGCCATATGGAAATTTTCTGGTCGCCGCCTTTCCATTTTTGCTAGGCTACTCAGTTTTAAAGTTTAAATTATTCGACGCAAAAACAATCGCCACCGAGCTCTTAGTTTTCTTCATCGAAATTATTCTACTTGTCCAAGCCGTTCTATCCAAGTCGGCTACTGAAGCAGTCCTCAAAGGGGGTCTTTTCATCGTTGTCGGAATCTTCGGCTATTTACTTATTAAAAGTGTGTATCGCGAAGTTGAGCAACGCCAACAAATCGAGCAATTGGCCGCTAAGCTTGAAGCGTCGAATGAGGCCCTGGAAGGGGTTAACAAAAATTTGGCGGTGGCGAATGAAAAGCTGAAGGAGTTGGATCAGCTGAAAAGTGAATTTGTGTCGCTGGCAACCCATCAAATCCGCGGCCCGCTTACCGCGATCAAGGGCTACGCGTCACTCATTATGGAAGGAGATTACGGCCGAATTTCGGCCAAGGTGAAGGAGGCGCTCGACTATATTTATAAATCGACCGAATCACTTGTCCTCGTGGTTAGTGACTTCTTGGATGTCTCGCGCATCGAGCAGGGCCGAATGAAATATGATTTTAAAATTTTTGATTTTCGAGATTTGGTGAAAGAGATTGTCAATGAATTAAAACCGAATATCGACAAAGCCGGCCTGAATTTTACTTTTGAATCCAAGGAGGAGGAAAAATTCCCAATCAACGGCGACCAGGTCAAACTCAAGCAGGTCATCGCCAACATCATCGACAATTCGGTCAAATACACACCTAAAGGCTCCGTCAAAGTCTCCGTCACTAAGCATGGCAAGAAAATCAAGTTTGCCGTCAAGGATACGGGGGTGGGAATTTCGCCAGATACTCTGCCGAGACTCTTTGCCAAATTTAGCCGCGCCCAAGATGCCAGCTTGACCAACACTAGCGGCACAGGTCTCGGTTTGTATCTCGCCAAAGCCATCATCGAAGCCCATCAGGGCAAAATCTGGGCCGAGTCGGAGGGGAAGGGGAAGGGTTCACAATTCTATGTCGAACTTGACGAAACTAAGAAAATTTAG
- a CDS encoding type II toxin-antitoxin system RelE/ParE family toxin: protein MKIYFHPRFAKSFSKLSTTLKARAIDREKIFRINPFNSSLDTHKLHGKLRNQWSFSVNRKCRIIFEFVDKNVIFLDIGDHSLYQ, encoded by the coding sequence ATGAAAATTTATTTTCATCCACGATTTGCAAAGTCATTTAGCAAATTGTCGACTACGCTCAAGGCAAGGGCAATCGATAGGGAAAAGATATTTCGAATTAATCCGTTTAATTCGAGTCTCGATACTCACAAACTTCACGGAAAATTAAGAAATCAATGGAGTTTTTCGGTTAATAGAAAGTGTAGAATTATTTTTGAATTTGTCGACAAGAATGTCATATTCCTCGACATAGGGGACCACTCACTATATCAGTAA
- a CDS encoding NUDIX domain-containing protein, which produces MKRNRSAGIVIKDDKVLVMHRINRGDEYWVFPGGGQEDGETSEQTAVREIDEETTIKVKVGRPVYHITWDTGEENFFYLCDYISGEPKLRSDSEEIHQMKSGKQVYEPMWIEISKLSELKLYQLEVRDLFLRDYKSGFLEHMQELFIKLAERRHK; this is translated from the coding sequence ATGAAAAGAAACCGTTCAGCTGGAATAGTAATTAAGGACGATAAAGTTCTTGTGATGCATCGTATCAATAGAGGCGATGAATACTGGGTATTTCCTGGTGGCGGACAGGAAGACGGCGAAACATCAGAACAAACAGCGGTCCGTGAAATTGATGAGGAAACAACCATCAAAGTAAAGGTAGGAAGACCCGTATATCACATTACCTGGGATACGGGTGAAGAGAATTTTTTCTACCTCTGCGATTACATTTCAGGAGAGCCGAAATTGAGATCGGACTCGGAAGAAATTCATCAGATGAAGAGTGGCAAACAAGTATATGAACCAATGTGGATCGAGATTAGTAAACTGTCCGAACTCAAGCTTTATCAATTGGAAGTACGAGATTTATTCTTGAGAGACTATAAGTCTGGTTTTCTAGAGCACATGCAAGAATTATTCATTAAGCTCGCCGAGCGAAGACATAAGTAA
- a CDS encoding Type 1 glutamine amidotransferase-like domain-containing protein yields MKSGKLLLTSTGLSSGNIAKRFQSFFADPRSQTVAIVTTAAEGKDQNKYSQLAKKQLEEMGFVKIDFVDLEAEPSRDFSSYGVIYVCGGNTFKLLKFAREANFKTSIENLLSRGGVYVGVSAGSIIVGPSIDITNEVEPEPNDIGLKDLAGFSITNLIILPHYSSEKEPATADFEKKYGVRVERLNDSQAALLENGEETIVE; encoded by the coding sequence ATGAAATCTGGCAAATTACTTCTAACATCAACAGGTTTATCTTCTGGAAATATCGCAAAAAGATTTCAGAGTTTTTTTGCTGATCCTAGAAGCCAGACTGTTGCAATAGTAACAACGGCGGCAGAAGGTAAGGATCAAAATAAATATTCTCAATTGGCAAAAAAACAGTTAGAGGAAATGGGATTCGTTAAGATTGATTTTGTTGATCTTGAGGCAGAGCCAAGCAGAGACTTTTCTTCATACGGAGTTATCTATGTATGTGGAGGAAACACTTTTAAGCTTCTCAAATTTGCCCGAGAAGCAAATTTTAAAACTTCAATTGAAAACCTCCTGAGTCGAGGTGGTGTATATGTTGGCGTTAGTGCCGGAAGCATTATTGTCGGTCCTTCAATTGACATCACCAACGAGGTAGAACCCGAACCAAATGATATCGGCTTAAAAGATCTTGCTGGTTTTAGCATTACTAATCTTATTATTCTTCCTCATTATTCCTCAGAAAAGGAGCCGGCAACGGCTGATTTTGAGAAAAAATACGGAGTGAGAGTTGAGCGCTTGAACGACTCCCAGGCTGCTCTCCTAGAAAACGGAGAAGAAACTATTGTTGAATAA